One region of Algihabitans albus genomic DNA includes:
- a CDS encoding ANTAR domain-containing response regulator has translation MKRSIIQNFRGARALVIHVPDENRKRLVAVLQRLGLLVGVLDSAESDVALQETLDSCDILFFETDQGVGPILDGLILPAVPLVAVIGVEAPSRLSRVIRARAAGYITKPIRSTGIFTTLFLAFNEFAQRQTLADERGELEERLRARRFVTKAILKVMAAQNVDDDEAFRRLRRESMSRRVSVEALCEQIVSETTVETSKDQAGDPTGPPAPPAQPVQRKNYK, from the coding sequence ATGAAACGCTCGATCATTCAGAATTTTCGCGGCGCCCGCGCCCTGGTCATCCACGTTCCGGATGAGAACCGGAAGCGGCTGGTCGCAGTCCTGCAGCGCCTCGGACTTCTGGTCGGCGTCCTCGACAGCGCTGAGAGCGATGTCGCACTCCAGGAGACGCTCGACAGCTGTGACATTCTCTTCTTCGAGACGGACCAGGGTGTGGGGCCGATCCTCGACGGCCTGATCCTTCCCGCGGTGCCTTTGGTGGCTGTGATCGGAGTGGAGGCACCCAGCCGGCTCAGTCGCGTCATTCGCGCTCGGGCCGCGGGCTACATCACCAAGCCCATTCGTTCGACCGGAATCTTCACGACTCTGTTTCTCGCATTCAATGAGTTCGCCCAGCGTCAGACGCTGGCGGACGAACGAGGTGAGCTGGAGGAGCGGTTGCGGGCGCGCCGTTTCGTCACCAAGGCGATCCTGAAGGTCATGGCGGCCCAGAATGTCGACGACGACGAGGCGTTTCGCCGTCTGCGGCGCGAGAGCATGAGCCGTCGCGTATCGGTCGAGGCTCTCTGCGAGCAGATTGTTTCGGAGACCACAGTCGAAACGTCCAAAGATCAAGCCGGAGATCCAACCGGGCCGCCAGCGCCGCCGGCCCAACCTGTGCAACGTAAAAACTACAAGTAA